GTGAAAACCCTAAATTAACTAAAAACAAAACTAAAACTGTAGAAAGATATTTTCTATAATTCATATAAAACATTTAAATATTACGAATTTCATTGGCCATTAAAGGACCAAGTTCAAAAATACTATTATTCAATTCTTTTTTTAATTCTTCGGCTTTTTTTAACTTTCCGTTAACCTTATAGATACGTGCTAAATGGTATAACACATCAGGTTCTGATGTTTTTCCAACAACAAAATCTTCCATAACTGTTAATGCTTTTTTAGTGTCTCCCAAATTAAAATAAGACCAAGCTAACAAATCGTAGGATTGTGGTGTTGGGCGATTTTCAATTTCGGTTAACGCTATTTCTAAAGCTTTGTTTTTCATATTAATATCTTCAGCAAATAAAAGCGCGTTATATTTATTATACATATCGCCATATTGCGTATTGCTTACTGCTTTTTTGTATAATTCTAATTGCTCTTTTTGCAGCTCAGCATCTTCTAGATATTCAGCAATATCTGCCTTCAGTAAATAGTAATCTGGAGATAAATGAGTTCTAGTAGCATAATCTAAAATGCGCAACGCTTCCTTTGGGTTTTTCTCGTGAGAATACACAATCCAAGCAATTCCTTTTTTAGAATAAGCATCTTGCGGATCAATTTCTAAAGCCATTAAATAATGCTTATAAGCAGCTTCTATTTTTCCGGCGTGCCCGTAATAATCGGCTAAATTAGTATATACCCATTTTTTTGTAGATGGTATATTGGTATATTCCGCCATGGTTTTAGCACGTTCCATATATTTTATGGCAGCATCTAAATCGCCACGAACATCCGACCATTTTGATAAACGAATGATATAATCGAAATCTTCAAAATCTTTAAAAGTTTCTAAATAACTCTTTGCTGCTTCAAAATCTCCTAATTCTAGGTTAACATCGAAAAGCATTTTTTGAGTACTTTCTAAATGTTCCCCATTAATTTCTGCTTTTTTAAGTAAACCTAAAGCTTCTTTAAAACGGTGTTGCGAAATATAATTTCTTGCTAAAGCACGTAAATAGCCTGTGCTAGTATAGTTTACAGCCTCGTTAGCTTTTATTAAACTTTCTTCGGCCTCTAAAAGAGATTCAATATTACCCGTAACTCCAAATATTTGAGATTGTGAGGCAGATACCTTTGATAAATAAGGA
The window above is part of the Algibacter sp. L3A6 genome. Proteins encoded here:
- a CDS encoding tetratricopeptide repeat protein: MKIIHQLAFVLLVACFVSCNNADNKITNSKDYNVFLENTTNKELALAQADLNFWKQKLEKQPNQFPYLSKVSASQSQIFGVTGNIESLLEAEESLIKANEAVNYTSTGYLRALARNYISQHRFKEALGLLKKAEINGEHLESTQKMLFDVNLELGDFEAAKSYLETFKDFEDFDYIIRLSKWSDVRGDLDAAIKYMERAKTMAEYTNIPSTKKWVYTNLADYYGHAGKIEAAYKHYLMALEIDPQDAYSKKGIAWIVYSHEKNPKEALRILDYATRTHLSPDYYLLKADIAEYLEDAELQKEQLELYKKAVSNTQYGDMYNKYNALLFAEDINMKNKALEIALTEIENRPTPQSYDLLAWSYFNLGDTKKALTVMEDFVVGKTSEPDVLYHLARIYKVNGKLKKAEELKKELNNSIFELGPLMANEIRNI